Genomic segment of Eupeodes corollae chromosome 2, idEupCoro1.1, whole genome shotgun sequence:
gggggggagaggtgtttccactactTAGTGaaaaccttatagggcttcttcgaattattcggagcccaggttTTATCCAaatccccatccttggagttatactaaggatcagGACCTCTAGGTTgtgggttgtgccgtcggggtgacttcctgaccacgtaaaagctttcatagttacgaagcactaacaagccccggatacggacggatttactgttgacaaccaacgcaaacgaattaaggacaacgaacttcggatatgcacgtggaatgttaggtcccttaacagaagagaaagacgacaacatcaaagacatgttcttcgagctcctagacaaagcatatgagcagtgtcttGGCTACTATATTTAAATAGTCCTcagcgattttaatgccaagctaggaagggaagacaaccttggtggaataatcgggaagaactacagtcaaccagattgaccatattgcgatcgaaaccagacacgcttccagcatcatgtatgtacgaactttccgaggagccaccaacaaggaactcctggtttgacgaggaatgtcggcaggcaaatgcaggcaaatgcagccaaacaacaggcacgcaaagcggcgctgcataaaagcactagagaagaaaaaagagagggtatgagaagcatgcggtcgaaggtgttgagaggtttaaaagcaggaatgaagttcgaaagttttatgaacaggtgaaacgaaattcaaaggtacataaacctagaaccgaagactgcaaagtcgaaagtggaaacatcatagtggaaccacaatcaatgctgaggatatggaagaaccacttttgcagactgtacaacggcgacgacgaactgaatttcactgtcaggcaggatgatccattcaacatagacgacgaaagccaacaatcccgtcctcccgacttagacgaattaaagattgccatatctaagctgaagtctaataaagccgctggagcggatggcttaatgccgagctcttcaaagcagctggagatatgtttgttaggagcatgcaccaactaatctgtaagatatggtccgatgaatggaaccacagtattgtttgcccgatcctgaaaaaaggagaccctctaaactgcaacaactatagaggagtcagtctacttaacatcgcctataaaatcttctttgccgtaatatgtgaacgtctaaagcccatcgtcaacaacctggtaagtccttatcagagtggttttagaccaggaaagttcgcagttgatcaaatattcacacagatcctggaaaaaacccaagactaccaaatcgacacccaccatcttttcatcgattctaggccgcatatgacagcatctacagggacgacctgtatagagccatgtctagttttggcatccctgccaaactcgtccgtttgtgcaggatggccatggagagttcacgctgctccattaaggttggaaacaacttaacagaaccttttgatgtcaaaaaaggttttagacaaggtgatgcgctgccatgcgattttttttaacatcgtgcttgaaagaattgtgcagagctcacacgtcaacacaagatgcactatctttcaaaagtctgtccaattactagcatacgctgatgacattaacataatcggaagaaatcAGGGTGATTTCAagggggcttttgtgagtattgaggcagaggcggcaaaaatgggtttaacggttaatgagcgcaaaacaaagtacatgctgtcgttaagaaaggacatacaacaccgacgtcttggtcaaaacttcaccatcgacagacgcaactttgaggtagtcaaggacttcgtctacctaggctccgctgtaaacgctgaaaacaacaccagcgctgagatcaaacgcagaattactATTGCTAAcccctgtttctttggacttagaaagcaattgagtggtaaagtcctcttttgagGGAttaaagtgttgctatataagaaaCTTATCATCCCAGTCCTGCtgctgctatacggtgcagaagcattcactataacaaaagcggatgaaagcactttgggtaGAACTACGCGTATTATCACCTAACTGATAAGCAAAATTGTTGCGCccgaaagaaaaaaagttataccaaatttatttataaccttGAAGactataaaatgttaaaaatttgtttaacattttgtgTTATCAGATACACCTTACGAGTATTTTACCATCACCAAAGATAAACTAAATTATCTCTGTTTTTTGGTTGAAAcatcaaaaagcttttttgttttgcaacagagcctaaaaaaaataactaaacaaaaatataattgtccAATAATGCTAACAAATGgaagtttatttaattaaattttaaattgcctGTATAGAGGATCAACATAATACGGAATCGGTAAAAAGTAGTTTTCaatggtttttaataaaaaaaagtcctcGAAAGTCTTTATTTGGGTTTTGTGAGTGTGAAGAAAAGCAAACTACaagtagtatttatttttaatctaaagaCAAGTTTGTTCCATAATTCCTAATTTGTAATACAAATTAGCTTTGTTTAgagtatttctttatttatgtttgttgATGTGTTGATTTTCTTGAATGCATAaattacatattatattttataaagagGGTCTTGCTTAACGGTATTAAATCAAAACGGACTCCCAATCAGTGACAAATTTTGaacattctaaaataaaaactgcaatagaaaatataaaataatcttaaaaccgAAAGTATTGCCTCTATaataaatttagaataaaatacGAAAGCTAAAGAtagggttttccatgggtaaattaAGAGTAATTTCGTGCGGTTAAGTTCTCCAATTTCcagcttaaaatttttaactagGTCCAATATCTTTCTTGTGTCTGTATCAGTGGAAAGTTGTATTAGTTTTAGTGCAAAAAGGGGTAAATCTAAGAACCAGATCTGcaaatttgatcttaaatcaaaaataagcaatttattttaccaatggaATGTAAAAGAACAGAGAAAACTGTGGTTTGACAAATATGGATCATgaataaattgacttattttacCTATGGAAAATCCCATTAAGAATGCCAGATCAAttgaacaatatatttttattcccAACCGTATTcgaactaatttatttataaatatatttttttaaatagacaaattcacattttatgTGGTATAATACAGGTTGGGCTACATAGTGGTTCTTTTTATACATAGTGACACTAACAGCTATTTCTCGCACCACTCGTGACGGAGAATTAGTACCACATCTCTGTGGAAACTTGGAAAATgttgggaaaaaataaaaagttcagCAAAAGGCCAATTGTTGCCCAAATGACGTTTGTTAGTTTTGGGAAGAAGAGAGCGCCCGCGAGGGTGTTAAAAATGTCCGTTCCTGACAAATTCTGCCCATGAAATTTCTTTGGGCACAAATTGTTGGCATGACTTAAGAGCGTTGTCCTTTCGGAAATCGTTCCATACATTTTTTGGAGTTTTCTTCTCctcttcaaaatttgacagaCCAACAATTTCTGTCCAAAAATCTTGGGAACAAACCTagtattcattattatttattaaaaagtgcgtttttaaaagaagtttcgGAAACCCTCTGTTGAGTTAGTCGACATCACTGATGGACATTAGACATGGCCACCGTGAGTTGTTATACAGTGCACCGAGAAGAGAATGTTGCTGTTGTAGGTGAGAGTGTGAGCTTCAATTCACGAAAACcgattcgaaaatcaatatcAACAGTTAACATTACATGAGGAGAATTCGGTACAAAAATCTCGGGTTATTCACTGACGCAGCAATTACGATCTTTCATTGCATATCAGTACGAGCTTtagaaaattagaaaacaattttaggTACAAAATCGTCTTCTTATCTTAGCTGCTGCAGATACgttgacaaataaaattacGCATCTGAGGCTCGGGAAACCCGAACGCTATTACCGAGAAAATTATAAATCTTCTCTCTTAATAAAGTTTTGATCTCTTTTTACTTTCGAAACATacgaactatatggcaagtttcggttttaatcaaacatgacattacgatgatagagaagtcgaaaaaagtgccTCCCCAGGttccatccgtctgtctgtctacCCTCGCCCCTGTAGCCTAAACCATTGGTTGGATTGAGTTCAAAATTGggaattaaggttttaagctattcgagttatgtgtttttttttttatttttgttaaagatcAAAAATATCAGCAGACAACTTGGATATTTTTTAGATAATTCGAATTATCTTAAAAACGACCGACGAcggatttttattaatttttttttacagttttgttCTACACTTTGCTTctttgaataagaaaaatatattgttgtattgctccagaatgGTGTAttgtcattttgatttgaaaatttacacAGGAGCTCACAAAcggatttcaataattttttgtacataatattattaacttctcataggaagttattgtaatgggtccgatttgtcaaattgaaaatgttgacatttctcgacgtttcaaggtccctagagtcgaaataaaagatttttagaaagatgtctgtgcgtgcgagtgtacttacgttcgtacgtccgtacattcgcgacgttttttcgtcctccatagctcaagaaccagaagagatataataaggcagaaagatgcagaaagggctctcaagaaaattgcgtgggtgttttttttttaccattgcagtttaaaaaaaaggtgaacattttggttaaccctaaatatcttacgaaccaaaaacgctagagacttgaattaaattatatataatatattgtaacgtgatatcaaagaagtatattttttgaaaaaaatcctttaaacagttttttttataaatcaaaaaaaaaattgtcataaaaatctaaaaaaacattactcaaaattggtataaattgaatatcgaaaactttaagtttgggcttcaatcttattttaatttaagaaatattgtttttaacattttgaaaaatgttgagaaaaatcgaattgccatttttttctacaaaaaataaaaacctaaaaaaaaattaataaaagttggtaaaaattgattttcgactcaaatatcttttcaaaactttgagatattggctttaatttacttttatctttcaaaaaatattgtcgtcaacattcagtaacattttgaaaaaggtcaaattgacaattttcttacaaaaaattaaaaaccggaaaaaaaattaacaaaagttggtacaaaatggttttcgactcaaatatcttttcaaaactatgagatattggctttaatttacttttatctttcaaaaaatattgttgtcaacattcagtacaattttgaaaaaaatcaaattgacagtttttgtacaaaaaataaaaattgaaaaaaatgggaaaaaagttggtaaaaaatgatttttgacttaaatatcttttgaaaaatttgagataatagtttctaactaatttttacttataagaaatattgttttcaacattctgaaaaatgttgagaaaaatcgaattgacagtttttttacaaaaaaataaaaacctaaaaaaaatgtataaaagttggtaaaaattgattttcgactcaaatatctttttttttttcaaaaatttgaaatattggctttaaacttattttatttaacagaaaatattgttttcgatattcagtatttttatataaaaatccaacagtccgtttttcataaaaaataaagtctacaaaaaatagtacgcaaatttggtaaaaattgatacgagtacatatcgacaaacttttaagcaagataaatcgacagacgggatgggaagttatcagtgtcatcccagcctcttttttaataatatttgatgttcaaaaatgtttacatttttgttttggattttaaaaaaattgtatgcgtttctattttttcaaaattcgatgtCTCAAAAACGGGACAcattttttgaacgaaaaacttaataataattgtgatggccattccataacattgaatttgttttgttgtaagtaTTTTGTAGCCAATTTTGAGGGATGCTTCGGGTTAATATCCTCCATGAAATCCAATTTGATTAGAACCACCTCTTCAGTTAATATTAGCATAACTGAATTTAAGAAGTGGACATAATCCACATCGTACATCTCATCTTTGATCCAAAATATTGGACCTACAACAAATGCTGAAAATACCCTCAAATCATTATATTCCCATCACCGTGGTTTACTATcttctttgtgtattttgagttaaacttCTTGTGTCTTCGCCTTCTAACATAAATTTTTCCATCGAAAGTATACAAATTGATCTTCGTTTCATCCAAACACAAAACGTTTTTTCAATAAGAACGGTGTAAATGTTTGTTTGCAAAAGGGAAgtctttgaataatgttttgcTTGGTTAAAGAATGCCACTTTTCGTGAACTTCTACCAGAAAGACTTGCTTCTATAAGttggtttctttttattcaaGCTGTCACTGATctgtttaattcatttttgagttCAATAGTGCATCAAAGCGCGAAaaagtttatctttttcttcatcttgcTCCTTCTTTAGGCGTGAatgtaaagtttaaaatatttttttcttcgaacagtttaaagtttttgtaatttcaaCCATCGTTCTTCCAGATTGAATGTAATCCACAACccatatatttattaaaattgtagatgacttttaaaaatttagtttagtaTCGAATATCAAACATCTGACAATGACAAACTtataaacaaactcaaaacgcctattttcctacaaaaaaatgGATCCTTAGGTTAGAATATCAGTTAAAGTAggttgtttctattatttttttttcaagacgaAATCATCATTGGCCTCGAACTTTTTACCGTATTAACATAAAGTTGTgtccacaaaacaattttgcgaaCGGCAAAAGGCTTACAAATATTGTGTATCGAAAATAATGAAGAcacttgtttctattattttgtccaACACTTTAAGTTCATTAGGTTAACAAATTCTTGATTCTTATTCGGAATTGACAGACATTTTCaacgaaaatgtcaaaaaattccaatgctttaaaagttgtcaataattaaaacattaaaaccaATGATACCTATAATTTCCTAAAAATGGAATAAACTTTTTGGTGGGCTGAGATTTTACTTGAGAGATAGATGAGAGCCTCGAATTTTGTACCTAACCGTCATTTCTATCTCTAGGGCGACTTTTATTATACCCTTAAGTGCAGTGATAGGTTACCTAATCTacttacataatttattttaagtgtttATAATTGAAGACTTAAAAATAGTAACATTactagacaaaaataaattatatcataattacttttaaacaCTACTGTAGTTGGCCATCGGTGACGATTGACTAATAGCCGTATCGTCGTAAGTCgcaacacatttttatttcatgtcGACATTCATTTTCCTTTAAAGAACATTGCTATCGACCAGTTAGACTTTTAACAAGTTTAGTAGAAAATAGTAATTCAAGTCGTAACAAAGTGATAGCAGATAGCAGCACATTGTGCAACtcagtttatattatttttatatttattatttaaaagttaaatttgtaaatttaaagcGTATTACCTTCATGGAAACCGATGGAATAGAATTGAGCAGCAGAAGGAATGGAGAAGGTAACACAACTGCTGTGGTTAACTTGCAGGCGCCCAAAAAGTTATTATACTTCAGCGATGGGGTCATGGAAGAATATTCTGATAGCGAAGACGAATGTGATGCAGCAGGAAAGAACACTGAAGAGTGTGTAAATGTGGTAAGTGCAAGAATTACCAAAGTTCtgttattaaaacaataaaaaaagtcgagaaaaaacaaagaaaaagaacaaagctCGGGCGGGACAACAGTGacattagtttttgtttactaaaattaTTAGTCATTCATATCATAAtcataaaataatcaaaacaaacataGACACCAACCCCTATCACAATCAGCTGAGAAATGACGTTTGATCTAgtacaattttgtttggattttcttTAAAGCTACTGGTGGAAGAATACAGTCCCAAACGgaagtatattttcaaattgtttgcgaaaaaataaattatatttaaaattgaaattaaataaaaaaataaattgtaagaagccattgaaaattttgtttcaagtcTTAAAAACGATTAAGAGActcaatgtgtttttttttaatgtttggtgTAAAAATAAAGCTGATTAATTGTAGTTTCTTAattactttcttacttactgTCTTCAAGtaaatctttaattttcaatgatgaaatcgtTTGCAATGAACAGCTAATTGTTGATTGACATTTTGGAATATAATCGCTCAAATTCTTGATTCCAATTTTGAAATGCTTGATTCCTATCAGGTTAGTTATAAAACCGACGATGTGttccaaaaatttcaataattggtttcaaactactTTTGAATACTTTAAGTTCCCATGTTGGTAACGTTGAggcttaattttgtaaatatcttatgaaaCGAGtacataaaacttttttttaattaataaaaaatacttaaaataatgtttacttTACAGAAAGATTTAGAATGGGCTCCGTATATGCGTTTTAAAGCAAATAAGATGGGAACTAAGGTGCTATCGGGTATAGATTATGTTGGAGGTGGGCTCGCATCGTTTTTTGGACTAACACCCTCAGAAGTTGAAATAGCGGCCGCAAAGAGAAGAGTTGCATTTGAAGATACAACAGATGAAGAACAAAGCAATAATACGTGGAATTCAACCCAGAGCAATGCGGTTATTGTATCGAAGCaacttaaaaacacaaattaaatgtcaactattgttattattattatttatataaagttgGTTTAAAAGTATTCATACATTATGTGCATATGTACACAAAATAATTATGCTATTccttaaatgttaataaaacttacatatatagttttgtatttgctcaatctttttatttaaagatatttaaagttgatgtttaaattaaacatttgagAGGATCCGTAGTACATgcggcgtgatggttagtgtgtgcGACTGCCTGCCCAAAGATCTTGGATTAAATTCCTTCCTGTGAGAgggattgacaaatcctccaagagaaatttttgttaagaaacgtgctttctcaaataagccgtccCGGTGCGGATTCGGCTTTTAATTGTAAGTCTTTTCTATCCCTAataatattactcgcacacaggaatagttaagAGTTaaaagtcactaggtcctaggtCCTAAGTcaaaacgaactgttgcgccacctaattttcaTACATAtgacaaaaatttctttttaaattattaatcaagacttttaaacattaaaagaattaaaagaaagagaatgatattaaaaataaaaataaacggaGTTTGTTTCGTTATACAGACAAAATTTGTTACGA
This window contains:
- the LOC129945578 gene encoding protein FAM177B, whose protein sequence is METDGIELSSRRNGEGNTTAVVNLQAPKKLLYFSDGVMEEYSDSEDECDAAGKNTEECVNVKDLEWAPYMRFKANKMGTKVLSGIDYVGGGLASFFGLTPSEVEIAAAKRRVAFEDTTDEEQSNNTWNSTQSNAVIVSKQLKNTN